GCCCATGTGGGCCTGCCAGCGCCGGTCGATCCGTGCCGCCAGGCTGTCGCCGCTGACGGGCGGCAGGCGCGTGTCGATGCGGCGCGCGATCTTGTGGACGGTATAGGAGAAACGGTCCCCGGTCTGGGCGATCACGCTGGCGAAGATCTCCTTCACGCGATCCAGCATCTCGTCGGCGGTGGTCAGGCTGTTCAGCCCGGTCACACGCAGGCATTGGAAGATCTCGTTGCCTTTGGTGCGGATCGTCATGTCATCGACCAGCGAGACATAGGGCAGCATGGCGGCGACCGATTGTTCGCGCCGGGCCCATGCGGGCAGGGCCTCGAGCGCGGCAGGGCCGAGGGAGAGATTACGGTTCATAGGAATCGGCGCCCCAGATGTCACGGTTGCGGGTGCGGGGGGTCTGTCTGCTGACGACGGTGAGCACGTCGAAGAAATGGGGGTCCCATTCCGCCGCGAGCCACAGCGCCGGATAGGCCAGTGCCGAGAGCAGCAGGGTCCAGAAGCTCTGGACCCAGAT
The genomic region above belongs to Paracoccus aestuarii and contains:
- a CDS encoding type IV secretion system protein VirB3; the encoded protein is MIRRTPLFLGLIRPARLVGLPMFYAVVWMVGSVLAFIWVQSFWTLLLSALAYPALWLAAEWDPHFFDVLTVVSRQTPRTRNRDIWGADSYEP